One region of Malania oleifera isolate guangnan ecotype guangnan chromosome 6, ASM2987363v1, whole genome shotgun sequence genomic DNA includes:
- the LOC131157277 gene encoding kinesin-like protein NACK2 codes for MVAEMLATPSSKVQRTPSSTPGGPKVCEEKILVTVRVRPLNRREQALYDLIAWDFPDEHTIVLKNPNHERHIVPYTFDKVFGPACSSQKVYEDGAKDVALSALAGINATIFAYGQTSSGKTFTMRGITENAVKDIYEHIKNATERDFGVKFSALEIYNETVVDLLNRESGSLRLLDDPEKGTIVEKQVEEVVRDSQHLKHLIGICEAQRQVGETALNDKSSRSHQIIRLTIESSLRENSGRVKSFMASLNLVDLAGSERASQTKTDGTRLKEGSHINRSLLTLTTVIRKLSGERRNAHIPYRDSKLTRILQSSLGGNARTAIICTMSPALSHVEQSRNTLSFATSAKEVTNTARVNMVVSDKRLVKHLQKEVARLEAELRSPGLYSSSCLKSLLVEKDLKIQQMEGEMKELKRQRDLAQSQLEQERRAKKEAKGLNEFESSHQTARCLSFPEDELISSRPSSRTRANGKVQRQAAVRQSATSTDPSMLLQEIRKLELRQQQLGEEANRALEVLHKEVVSHKMGNQDAVENIAKLLSEIKNMQAASFIPEEFMTVDKANLKEEISRLDSRGNAIASLEKKLENVQKSIDMLAFSFPSREETPESKTQLKKKKVIPFTLSNSANMSNLIRSPCSPLSSSQNVMQQEIENKAPEDNYLLSGGDKLPVSHSAPPLKSDDDIRRMSSREATPVQHQANSVNMKKMQKMFKNAAEDNIRSIRAYVTELKERVAKLQYQKNLLVCQVLELETNEAATEEKDISDNSPVSWHLMFEDQRKQIVMLWHLCHVSLVHRTQFFLLFRGDPGDQIYMEVELRRLTWLEQQLAELGNASPALLGDDPAGRVSSSIKALKEEREYLAKRVSSRLMGDEREMLYLKWEIPAVGKQRRLQLVNKLWTDPHNMQHVQESAEIVAKLVGFCESGEHISKEMFELNFVSPCDKKPWMGWNLISNFLHL; via the exons ATGGTAGCTGAGATGTTGGCCACTCCATCATCAAAGGTACAGAGGACACCTTCTTCTACTCCAGGTGGTCCAAAAGTTTGTGAGGAGAAGATACTTGTTACGGTTCGTGTAAGACCACTGAACCGAAGAGAACAAGCATTGTATGATCTTATTGCTTGGGATTTCCCAGACGAGCACACCATTGTTTTGAAGAACCCAAATCATGAACGACATATAGTCCCATACACATTTG ATAAAGTGTTTGGTCCTGCTTGTTCATCTCAGAAGGTTTATGAAGACGGAGCTAAGGATGTTGCTCTATCAGCTCTCGCTGGAATTAATG CAACGATTTTTGCTTATGGGCAGACCAGCAGTGGTAAGACATTTACCATGAGAGGAATAACTGAAAATGCTGTTAAGGACATCTATGAACACATCAAGAAT GCAACGGAGAGGGATTTTGGTGTGAAATTTTCAGCATTGGAGATTTACAATGAGACTGTTGTAGATCTCTTAAATCGTGAATCTGGCTCCCTTCGTCTATTGGATGATCCTGAG AAAGGGACCATTGTGGAAAAACAAGTTGAAGAAGTTGTTAGGGACAGTCAACACTTGAAACATTTAATTGGTATCTGTGAAG CTCAGAGGCAAGTGGGAGAAACTGCTTTAAATGATAAAAGCTCAAGATCACACCAGATAATCAGGCTG ACCATTGAGAGTAGTCTTCGGGAAAATTCGGGCCGTGTAAAATCTTTCATGGCAAGTCTG AATCTAGTAGACCTTGCAGGAAGTGAACGTGCCTCTCAAACAAAAACTGATGGTACAAGATTGAAGGAAGGCAGTCATATCAACCGCAGCTTGCTGACACTCACGACAGTGATTAGAAAACTAAG TGGTGAAAGAAGGAATGCTCACATACCATATAGAGATTCAAAACTTACGCGAATATTACAGTCTTCACTGGGTGGAAATGCTCGAACAGCAATAATATGTACCATGAGTCCAGCTCTAAGCCATGTGGAACAATCTCGAAACACACTTTCATTCGCGACCAGCGCAAAGGAAGTTACAAACACTGCCCGAGTAAACATG GTTGTTTCAGACAAGCGGTTAGTGAAGCATTTACAGAAGGAAGTTGCAAGACTTGAAGCAGAATTGCGTAGTCCGGGGCTTTATTCCTCTTCATGTTTGAAGTCTTTATTAGTGGAAAAGGACTTGAAGATTCAGCAG ATGGAGGGCGAAATGAAAGAGCTGAAGCGCCAAAGAGACCTTGCACAATCCCAACTTGAACAAGAAAGAAGAGCTAAAAAGGAGGCTAAG GGGCTAAATGAATTTGAGTCTTCTCATCAAACAGCCAGGTGTCTTTCTTTTCCTGAGGATGAGCTGATTTCAAGTAGACCATCTTCTCGAACCAGGGCAAATGGCAAGGTTCAAAGGCAGGCAGCTGTGAGGCAGTCAGCTACTTCTACGGATCCATCAATGCTTTTGCAGGAAATCCGAAAGCTTGAGTTGCGGCAGCAGCAGCTTGGTGAGGAAGCAAATCGGGCACTTGAAGTACTTCACAAGGAGGTTGTTTCCCACAAAATGGGGAATCAAGATGCTGTTGAAAACATAGCAAAGCTGTTGTCTGAAATAAAAAACATGCAGGCAGCTAGTTTCATTCCTGAGGAATTTATGACTGTAGATAAAGCAAACTTGAAGGAAGAGATATCTCGGTTGGACTCCCGTGGAAACGCTATTGCATCTCTAGAAAAAAAACTTGAAAACGTTCAAAAATCTATAGATATGCTCGCTTTTTCCTTTCCAAGCCGTGAGGAAACTCCAGAGTCCAAGACCcaattgaagaagaagaaagttatccCTTTTACCTTGAGTAACAGTGCCAACATGTCAAACTTAATACGGTCCCCATGCTCGCCGTTGTCTTCTTCTCAGAATGTAATGCAACAGGAGATAGAGAACAAGGCCCCAGAAGATAATTATCTTCTGTCAGGTGGGGATAAATTGCCTGTGTCACATAGTGCCCCTCCTCTAAAGAGTGATGATGACATTAGAAGAATGTCGTCTAGAGAGGCTACTCCAGTCCAACATCAAGCAAACTCAGTTAATATGAAGAAAATGCAGAAAATGTTCAAGAATGCAGCTGAAGATAACATACGGAGCATTAGAGCCTATGTTACAGAATTGAAGGAACGGGTGGCAAAGTTACAATACCAAAAGAACCTTCTGGTTTGTCAG GTGTTGGAACTAGAGACAAATGAGGCTGCAACTGAGGAGAAAGATATAAGCGATAATTCTCCTGTGTCTTGGCATTTAATGTTTGAGGATCAGAGGAAGCAAATTGTCATGCTATGGCATTTGTGCCATGTTTCACTTGTACACCGTActcaattttttttgttatttagaGGAGATCCTGGTGATCAGATATACATGGAAGTTGAGCTGAGGAGGTTGACTTGGTTGGAGCAGCAATTAGCAGAGCTAGGCAACGCAAGCCCAGCACTCTTGGGTGATGATCCTGCAGGCAGAGTCTCATCAAG TATCAAGGCTCTTAAGGAAGAAAGAGAATACCTGGCAAAGAGGGTGAGCTCAAGACTAATGGGAGATGAAAGAGAAATGCTTTATCTGAAATGGGAAATTCCAGCAGTGGGGAAACAGCGAAGGTTGCAGCTAGTGAACAAGTTGTGGACGGACCCTCATAACATGCAGCATGTGCAGGAAAGCGCTGAAATTGTGGCGAAGCTTGTGGGTTTCTGTGAATCTGGTGAGCACATCTCCAAGGAGATGTTTGAGCTCAACTTTGTTTCTCCTTGTGATAAGAAGCCGTGGATGGGTTGGAATTTGATATCAAATTTCTTGCATTtgtaa